A section of the Deinococcus apachensis DSM 19763 genome encodes:
- a CDS encoding cysteine hydrolase family protein, translating into MDVTTTALLVIDVQEGFHLLERGSASRNNPQAEENIARLLGAFRAAGARVVHTRHASTSPDSPFRPGQPGYPVMPLAREQPGEPVIVKQVNSAFIGTPLEAHLRAAGITTVVICGATTNHCVETTTRMAGNLGFETFLVEDATWTFGRTGPDGTTYTAEQVQAMTMANLSGEFARIVVTGEVLARLTPSWSAPSTPVPHLPAR; encoded by the coding sequence ATGGACGTGACTACCACCGCGCTGCTCGTCATCGACGTTCAGGAAGGGTTCCACCTGCTCGAACGGGGCAGCGCCTCCCGCAACAACCCTCAAGCCGAGGAGAACATCGCGCGTCTCCTCGGGGCCTTCCGCGCAGCGGGAGCACGAGTCGTTCACACCCGTCATGCGTCCACCAGCCCGGACTCGCCCTTCCGCCCCGGCCAGCCCGGCTACCCGGTCATGCCGCTCGCCCGCGAACAGCCGGGGGAGCCCGTCATCGTCAAGCAGGTCAACAGCGCCTTTATCGGCACGCCGCTGGAGGCGCATCTGCGGGCGGCGGGGATCACCACCGTGGTGATCTGCGGCGCGACGACCAATCACTGCGTGGAGACCACCACACGCATGGCGGGCAACCTCGGCTTCGAGACATTCCTGGTTGAGGACGCCACCTGGACCTTCGGCCGCACCGGCCCGGACGGCACGACGTACACCGCCGAGCAGGTGCAGGCGATGACGATGGCCAACCTGAGCGGGGAGTTCGCCCGGATCGTCGTGACCGGGGAGGTGCTCGCCCGGTTGACGCCCTCCTGGAGCGCACCATCGACACCTGTTCCGCACCTGCCCGCTCGCTGA